Within Candidatus Hydrogenedentota bacterium, the genomic segment GCCGCAAACTCGACGCCGTACTCGCAGGTGGCCAGCACGGCCTCCGGATCCTCCGGCCGGCCGTAGAAACTGTGCACAAAATAGGCGTGGGGCGTCCCGTCCAGGCCGTCCAGCAGCGGGTTGGCCCGCCCGGGGACGGTCCGCACCTGGTTCCAGCCCATGTGCGGCACTTTCAGGCCCGTCTCCCGGCTGTCCGGAAAACGCACCACCTGTCCCTTGATGACGCCCAGACCGGGACAGCCCGGGCTTTCCTCGCTTCCCTCGAAGAGGAGCTGCAGGCCCACACAGATGCCGAGGAAGGGCCGGCCGTCCAGGGCCGCCTCCCGCACCACGTCCACCAGGCCGCGTTCTTCCAGCCCCCGGTAGCAGTCGCCGAAGGCGCCCACGCCCGGCAGCACCACGGCGGGGGCCTTCCGGACCGTTTCCGGGTCGCTGGTGATGGCGGCGGCGAACCCGGCGCGCTCAATGCCCTTCTGCGCGCTGCGGAGGTTGCCCATGCCGTAGTCCACGATGCAGATCATGTCTCAATGCTTCCCTTGGTTGACGGCACGCCGGTGACCCGCGGGTCCACCGTCAGCGCCTGCCGCAGCGCCCTGCCCAGGGCCTTGAAAATGGCCTCCACGCAGTGGTGCAGGTTCTTGCCGCGCAGCAGGCGCACGTGCAGGGTGATGCGGGCCTGCACCGCGAAGGCCCGCAGAAACTCCTCCGCCAGCTCCACGTCGAACTCGCCGAGCCGCGCCGGCGGCAAGTCGGCGTCGAAGGCCAGAAAAGGCCGGCCGCTGAAGTCCAGCGCGACCTCCGCCAGCGCCTCGTCCATCGGCACCACGGCGTGGCCGTAGCGCGTGAGGCCCACGGGCGCGCCCACGGCCTCCAGCACCGCCTTGCCCAGGCAGATGCCCACGTCCTCCACCGTGTGGTGGGGGTCAATGTGCAGGTCGCCCTCGGCGGTCAGTTCCAGGTCCAGCAGCCCGTGCTTCGCCACATGGTCCAGCATGTGGTCAAAAAAGCCCACGCCGGTGTTCACGGCGGCGCGGCCCCCGCCGTCCAGCGCCACCGACACGGTGATGCGCGTCTCCTTGGTCTCCCGGGAAATCGTAGCCTTCCGCATGGTCCCTGTCCTTTCCGTGTCCGGGCTTACTTGCCGATCACCAGACGGTCCGCGAGGAACGAGGGCAGCCGCGCCTCCAGAATGCGCTTCGCCGCCTCCACCACAGGGTACACGACCCGCTCCAGCTTGAAGGTCTTCTTCTCCGTGTCCAGAACGCCGAAAGAGGCCCGCGGGTCGTCATCCCGCGGCTGGCCCACCGACCCCGGGTTGATGAACAGCGCCTCCTCCGTGTCCACGGGGAACGCGTTGCCTTCGTTCACCGCGTAGGTGCCGCGCGGGCAGAGGATCACCGGCGTGTGCGTGTGGCCGATGAAGCAGAGCCGGCAGTTCTGCTCGTCCAGGAACGGCAGATGGGGGATCACGTCCTCCCAGGTGAAGATGTAGGTGTTGTGGTTCTTCGGCGCGCCGTGCACCGCCACGAAATCCCCGAAATTCAGCGCGTCCGGAAGGTTCTGCAGCCACTCCACCGCGTCGTCGCTGAGCTGGTCCCGCGTCCAGATGGCCGCCGCCAGCGCCACGGGGTTGAAGCCCCACGGCTCCTCCAGCCCGCACGCCACCGCGTCGTGGTTCCCCAGAATCGCCAGAATGTTCCGCTCGGCGATCAGGTCAATGCACTCGTTCGGCGTGGCGTTGTACCCCACCACGTCCCCGAGGCAGACCGTCCGGTCCACACCGATGTCGTCAATCCGCTTGAGAACCGCTTTCAGGGCGTCAATATTCGCGTGAATGTCGGAAATAATCGCGTACCGCAATGCCTGTCTCCGCGCCGGCGTCCCGCCGGGGCGCCCGTTCCCTCGCCCAACCCGCACTGCGGCAACAGTCCCGTCCCTCGGGAGGCCGCGCCGCCGTCCGCTCCAATACCGGTCACTCCTTGGTCCTGAACCCATGATACCAGCATTTCCCGCGCTGTTTCCAATGCCGGGAATACGCGCACCCAACCCCATCGTGGGGAATGCCTGTCCCGCCCTGTCCATGATGTCCATCAAGTCCATATCGTCCGTTCTTCATTTAAATGGACACCATGGACGGGATGGACATCATGGACGGGCAACGGAGGGAGAGGCATTCTGGCATTGAACAGCCTGAATACAAGTGCTATGCTGTGGGCTAGGGTTCAGCCGAAAGGGAGAAGGAATGGCCGTTCACATGGTGAGAACCTTGTCGGCATGGGCGGGGTTCCATCTGGTGTCCGGGGTGTTCTTCGGTGTCCTGTTTGCCGGAGTTGCCTTTGCCCTGGCGGGGGAGGATTCGTCCTTTGGTGCCGGATTCGGGATTGCTGTCGGGCCGATGGCCGCCCTGTCCTTCGGCGTGCTGTCCTATTACCCCCTGCGGAAAGTTCTCACGCCGCGGACCTGCCTCGGGCTGCCGTTCTTTACCTTTCTGGGCGGGGTGGCCGGATTGCTGACCGCGCTTCCCTTCCTCGGGGTGGAGGGCGGGGCAGGGTTCAGCGCGGCCGGGTGCATGCTCGGGTATTGGGCGGGCGTGGCCGTGCTGGGACTTGAACTGCCACGCCGCCCGAGGGAGTAAGATGCCCCGCCTTCGAGTTTTTCCTGTCTCCGCTTCAAACGCTTGACTGAAACAAACATTTGATGTATACTCTGCGCCAACGGTCGAAATGACCATTGGAGCGCGCGACATGAACCCACCCCTGGACGGAACCAAGCTGGCGCTGGTGGAGGCGGCGGGGCCGCTTTTCGCGGAGCATGGGCTGGAGGGGACGAGCATCCGGGCGATCGCGGAGCGGGCGAAGGCGAACGTGGCGGCGGTGAACTACCATTTCGGGTCGAAGGAAAACCTGTACACGGAGGTGCTGCGCCATGTGGCCA encodes:
- the hisH gene encoding imidazole glycerol phosphate synthase subunit HisH, which gives rise to MICIVDYGMGNLRSAQKGIERAGFAAAITSDPETVRKAPAVVLPGVGAFGDCYRGLEERGLVDVVREAALDGRPFLGICVGLQLLFEGSEESPGCPGLGVIKGQVVRFPDSRETGLKVPHMGWNQVRTVPGRANPLLDGLDGTPHAYFVHSFYGRPEDPEAVLATCEYGVEFAAMVGGGNLFALQFHPEKSQTDGLAILRAFGGLAGAEAVA
- the hisB gene encoding imidazoleglycerol-phosphate dehydratase HisB encodes the protein MRKATISRETKETRITVSVALDGGGRAAVNTGVGFFDHMLDHVAKHGLLDLELTAEGDLHIDPHHTVEDVGICLGKAVLEAVGAPVGLTRYGHAVVPMDEALAEVALDFSGRPFLAFDADLPPARLGEFDVELAEEFLRAFAVQARITLHVRLLRGKNLHHCVEAIFKALGRALRQALTVDPRVTGVPSTKGSIET
- a CDS encoding metallophosphoesterase family protein produces the protein MRYAIISDIHANIDALKAVLKRIDDIGVDRTVCLGDVVGYNATPNECIDLIAERNILAILGNHDAVACGLEEPWGFNPVALAAAIWTRDQLSDDAVEWLQNLPDALNFGDFVAVHGAPKNHNTYIFTWEDVIPHLPFLDEQNCRLCFIGHTHTPVILCPRGTYAVNEGNAFPVDTEEALFINPGSVGQPRDDDPRASFGVLDTEKKTFKLERVVYPVVEAAKRILEARLPSFLADRLVIGK